A region of Streptomyces paludis DNA encodes the following proteins:
- a CDS encoding iron-siderophore ABC transporter substrate-binding protein: MRTQRLRAVALTAALLLGLTACGGESDSGKDEKDTAGSGGKTAGASAFPLTIKHALGTTTVPKKPERVATVNWANHEVPLALGVVPVGMAAANFGDDDGDGILPWVKDRLEKLKADTPVLFDETDGIDFEAVADTKPDVILASYSGLTKQDYKTLSEIAPVVAYPDAAWATPWREIIRLNSEAIGLADEGEKLIGEVEGDIAKTVAKYPQLKGKSAMFMTHVDINDVSEVGYYTAHDTRTLFFEDLGLTMPKSIAKASEGTKKFALTQSAERIDAFNDVDIITGYGDDKGELLKTLKKDPLLSKIPAVERGSVYLLPGSSPLATAANPTPLSISYVLDDYAAALAKAADKVK; the protein is encoded by the coding sequence ATGCGTACACAGCGCCTGCGCGCGGTCGCTCTCACGGCTGCCCTCCTGCTGGGCCTCACGGCCTGCGGCGGAGAGTCCGACAGCGGCAAGGACGAGAAGGACACGGCGGGGAGCGGCGGGAAGACGGCCGGGGCGAGCGCGTTCCCGCTGACGATCAAGCACGCCCTGGGGACGACGACCGTACCGAAGAAGCCCGAGCGCGTCGCGACGGTCAACTGGGCCAACCACGAGGTGCCGCTGGCCCTCGGTGTCGTCCCGGTCGGCATGGCCGCCGCCAACTTCGGTGACGACGACGGCGACGGGATCCTGCCCTGGGTCAAGGACCGGCTGGAGAAGCTCAAGGCCGACACCCCGGTCCTGTTCGACGAGACCGACGGCATCGACTTCGAGGCCGTGGCCGACACGAAGCCCGACGTCATCCTCGCCTCGTACTCCGGGCTCACGAAGCAGGACTACAAGACGCTGAGCGAGATCGCCCCCGTGGTCGCGTACCCGGACGCGGCCTGGGCCACCCCGTGGCGCGAGATCATCCGCCTGAACAGCGAGGCGATCGGCCTCGCCGACGAGGGGGAGAAGCTGATCGGCGAGGTCGAGGGCGACATCGCCAAGACCGTCGCCAAGTACCCCCAGCTGAAGGGGAAGTCGGCGATGTTCATGACGCACGTCGACATCAACGACGTCAGTGAGGTCGGCTACTACACGGCGCACGACACCCGCACCCTGTTCTTCGAGGACCTCGGTCTGACGATGCCGAAGAGCATCGCCAAGGCGTCCGAGGGCACCAAGAAGTTCGCGCTGACCCAGAGCGCCGAGCGGATCGACGCGTTCAACGACGTCGACATCATCACCGGCTACGGCGACGACAAGGGCGAACTCCTCAAGACCCTGAAGAAGGACCCCCTGCTCTCCAAGATCCCCGCCGTCGAGCGCGGTTCGGTCTACCTCCTGCCGGGCAGCTCCCCGCTGGCCACCGCGGCGAACCCCACGCCGCTGTCGATCTCGTACGTCCTGGACGACTACGCGGCAGCGCTCGCCAAGGCCGCGGACAAGGTCAAGTGA
- a CDS encoding FecCD family ABC transporter permease: MSAPAVPRPSVRQAVTRGRTRNARRRRLVVLTLAVLVVAAFAVALMAGQTFYPPRDVMRVILGEQVPGATFTVGRLRLPRAVLAVTAGFSFGMAGVTFQTMLRNPLASPDIIGISSGASAAAAIAIVTLSLDETQVSVLAIVAALAVALLVYTLAFRDGVVGTRLILIGIGISAMLDSVTSYVLSRAAEWDLQEAMRWLTGSLNGTSWNQTVPALLALLVLAPVLLSRARDLSTMQLGDDTASALGVRVERTRITVIVVAVGLIAFATAAAGPIAFVAFLSGPIAARLAGTGGSLLVPAGLVGSLLVLVADFTGQFALGTRYPVGVVTGVLGAPYLVYLIVRTHRAGGSI, encoded by the coding sequence GTGAGCGCCCCCGCCGTCCCCCGGCCGTCCGTCCGACAGGCCGTCACCCGCGGCCGGACCCGGAACGCCCGTCGGCGACGCCTCGTCGTCCTCACCCTGGCCGTGCTCGTCGTCGCCGCGTTCGCCGTGGCCCTGATGGCCGGACAGACCTTCTACCCGCCCCGGGACGTGATGCGGGTGATCCTCGGCGAACAGGTCCCGGGCGCCACGTTCACCGTCGGACGGCTGCGGCTGCCGCGCGCGGTGCTCGCCGTGACGGCCGGGTTCAGCTTCGGCATGGCCGGTGTCACCTTCCAGACGATGCTCCGCAACCCGCTCGCCAGCCCCGACATCATCGGCATCAGCTCCGGAGCGAGCGCCGCCGCGGCCATCGCCATCGTCACCCTGTCGCTCGACGAGACCCAGGTGTCGGTCCTCGCGATCGTCGCCGCGCTCGCCGTCGCCCTGCTCGTCTACACCCTGGCCTTCCGGGACGGCGTCGTCGGCACCCGGCTGATCCTGATCGGCATCGGCATCTCCGCCATGCTCGACAGCGTCACCTCGTACGTCCTGTCCCGGGCCGCGGAGTGGGACCTCCAGGAGGCCATGCGCTGGCTGACCGGCAGTCTGAACGGTACGAGCTGGAACCAGACCGTGCCCGCCCTGCTGGCCCTGCTCGTCCTGGCCCCCGTCCTGCTGTCCCGGGCACGCGACCTCTCCACGATGCAGCTCGGCGACGACACCGCCTCCGCCCTCGGCGTCCGTGTCGAACGCACCCGCATCACGGTGATCGTCGTCGCCGTCGGCCTGATCGCGTTCGCCACGGCCGCCGCCGGGCCGATCGCCTTCGTGGCGTTCCTGTCCGGACCGATCGCGGCCCGGCTGGCCGGCACGGGCGGCTCCCTGCTGGTGCCCGCCGGGCTGGTCGGCTCCCTCCTGGTGCTCGTCGCCGACTTCACCGGCCAGTTCGCACTCGGCACCCGCTACCCGGTCGGGGTCGTCACCGGCGTCCTGGGCGCGCCCTACCTCGTCTATCTGATCGTCCGTACCCACCGGGCCGGAGGCTCGATATGA
- a CDS encoding ABC transporter ATP-binding protein, which translates to MTTSHSLTAERLTLGYGDRVVVESLDLTVPPGRVTVIVGANACGKSTLLRSMSRLLAPREGRVVLDGRQVHRMPAKELARTLGLLPQSPVAPEGITVLDLVGRGRHPHQGIFTRWSEKDDAAVASALEDTRTAELADRAVDELSGGQRQRVWIAMALAQQTDLLLLDEPTTFLDASHQIEVLDLLTDLNRTRGTTVVMVLHDLNLAARYADHLVALADGRVHASGAPADVLTSEMVAAVFGLESRVIEDPVSGKPLMLPIGRHHVRPLSPVGDGAAGEGG; encoded by the coding sequence ATGACCACGTCCCACTCCCTGACGGCCGAGCGGCTCACCCTCGGCTACGGCGACCGCGTCGTCGTCGAGTCCCTCGATCTGACCGTGCCGCCCGGCAGGGTCACGGTCATCGTCGGCGCCAACGCCTGCGGGAAGTCGACCCTCCTGCGCTCCATGTCCCGGCTGCTCGCGCCGCGCGAGGGCCGGGTCGTCCTGGACGGCCGGCAGGTGCACCGGATGCCCGCCAAGGAACTCGCCCGCACACTCGGGCTGTTGCCGCAGTCACCAGTGGCGCCCGAGGGCATCACCGTGCTCGACCTGGTCGGCCGCGGCCGCCACCCGCACCAGGGCATCTTCACCCGGTGGAGCGAGAAGGACGACGCCGCCGTGGCCTCCGCCCTGGAGGACACCCGGACGGCGGAGCTGGCCGACCGCGCCGTGGACGAACTCTCCGGCGGCCAGCGCCAGCGGGTCTGGATCGCCATGGCACTGGCCCAGCAGACCGATCTGCTGCTGCTCGACGAACCCACCACCTTCCTCGACGCCAGCCACCAGATCGAGGTCCTCGACCTGCTGACCGACCTGAACCGGACCCGCGGCACGACCGTCGTGATGGTCCTGCACGACCTCAACCTCGCCGCCCGCTACGCCGACCACCTCGTCGCCCTCGCCGACGGCCGGGTCCACGCCTCCGGCGCGCCCGCCGACGTACTGACCTCGGAGATGGTCGCGGCGGTCTTCGGCCTGGAGAGCCGCGTCATCGAGGACCCGGTCTCCGGCAAACCCCTGATGCTCCCCATCGGCCGGCACCACGTCCGGCCGCTCTCACCCGTGGGCGACGGCGCGGCGGGTGAAGGTGGGTAA
- a CDS encoding helix-turn-helix transcriptional regulator: MRAPRETRTLPAFAPGAVPVPFVIMGYDEVVAHDTSWNAHSHPWHELLWNERGASMTVVGARAWTVTPTLGLWMPAGTMHSGSAVAGTWFRAAFFGFATTPSLSEVPVTVEITPLLRLLLERLGDPALPPASRAATETLVLDVLTPSSRELLVQMPTSPLLRPIANAVRENPGDPRTLTRWAAELGVSPRTITRAFNAETGVSFARWVASVRAQHAVALLTRGGEVDEVAEAVGYRSASAFGAAFRRTTGMTPGMFRAH; encoded by the coding sequence ATGCGAGCGCCCCGGGAGACCCGTACCCTGCCGGCGTTCGCCCCGGGCGCGGTGCCGGTGCCGTTCGTCATCATGGGGTACGACGAGGTCGTCGCCCACGACACCAGCTGGAACGCGCACTCCCACCCCTGGCACGAACTGCTCTGGAACGAGCGGGGCGCCTCCATGACTGTGGTGGGCGCGCGGGCGTGGACGGTCACCCCCACCCTGGGCCTCTGGATGCCCGCGGGCACGATGCACTCCGGCTCGGCGGTCGCCGGGACCTGGTTCCGCGCCGCGTTCTTCGGCTTCGCCACCACCCCCTCGCTCTCCGAGGTGCCCGTCACCGTCGAGATCACCCCGCTGCTCCGGCTGCTGCTGGAACGGCTCGGCGACCCCGCGCTGCCGCCCGCCTCCCGGGCGGCGACGGAGACCCTGGTGCTCGACGTACTCACACCGTCCTCGCGGGAACTCCTCGTCCAGATGCCCACCTCACCGCTGCTGCGCCCGATCGCCAACGCGGTACGGGAGAACCCCGGGGACCCGCGGACGCTGACCCGCTGGGCGGCCGAACTCGGTGTGAGCCCCCGGACGATCACCCGCGCCTTCAACGCCGAGACGGGCGTCAGCTTCGCGCGCTGGGTCGCCTCCGTACGGGCACAGCACGCGGTCGCGCTGCTGACCAGGGGCGGCGAGGTGGACGAGGTCGCGGAGGCGGTCGGCTACCGGTCGGCGAGCGCGTTCGGCGCGGCCTTCCGGCGTACGACGGGGATGACGCCGGGCATGTTCCGGGCGCACTGA
- a CDS encoding protein kinase domain-containing protein, translating to MDGLDPNDPSWIGGYRLLGRLGEGGMGRVYLARSDRGRTVAVKVVKEELARRSDFRQRFAQEVRAARRVGGEWTAPVLDADTEAATPWVATGYVAGPSLSQVVEKQYGPLPAKSVHALATGLVHALRAIHGAGLVHRDLKPSNVLVTIDGPRVIDFGIARALDAATQSGGGLTGTGALLGSPGFMSPEQVRGEQVTFASDIFCLGAVLAYTATGQQPFGSGEGGVHSLLFRIAEGEADLTGVPEQWQGLIADCLTKDPAGRPTLDTLLTRIEEMESGTDTARSGAWLPGEVLAELGRHAVRLLDSEDPEGRTLPGGATGSQPQWAGQAPTVVPGFGPPLTYAPAAPVWSTPHPGSLPQVTAHSGGFPAPAFTPSFVPPPLVRPARGLSAVLAILLCLYVLPLLLRTVVLEIAFSQLDAEDDTALTAGIMDYDALVFATDVADTLNVVAHLGVIIAWSFWFHRMRLNAEAFAPGRIRHGIGLAVGSWFIPVVNLFMPKRIANDIWTATTAGRASDSRSLLNAWWWCWLGYFVMYVNDGMSTWYEADFAAGANDAIFLAQFTNVLGIGASALALAFVLRLTSLQRIRMGA from the coding sequence ATGGATGGGTTGGACCCGAATGATCCGAGCTGGATCGGCGGCTACCGGCTGCTCGGCAGGCTCGGCGAGGGCGGCATGGGGCGGGTGTACCTGGCCCGTTCCGACCGCGGCCGTACGGTCGCGGTCAAGGTCGTCAAGGAGGAACTGGCCCGCAGGTCCGACTTCCGGCAGCGCTTCGCGCAGGAGGTACGGGCGGCCCGGCGGGTCGGCGGCGAGTGGACGGCGCCGGTGCTGGACGCCGACACCGAAGCGGCGACGCCCTGGGTCGCCACCGGCTATGTCGCCGGACCCTCGCTCTCCCAGGTGGTGGAGAAGCAGTACGGCCCGCTGCCCGCGAAGTCCGTGCACGCGCTGGCGACCGGGCTCGTCCACGCGCTCCGGGCCATCCACGGCGCGGGGCTCGTACACCGCGATCTCAAGCCGTCCAATGTGCTGGTGACGATCGACGGGCCCCGGGTCATCGACTTCGGCATCGCGCGCGCCCTCGACGCGGCCACGCAGTCCGGCGGCGGTCTCACCGGCACGGGCGCCCTCCTGGGCTCGCCCGGCTTCATGTCGCCCGAGCAAGTCCGCGGGGAGCAGGTGACGTTCGCCAGTGACATCTTCTGCCTCGGCGCCGTGCTCGCGTACACCGCGACGGGACAGCAGCCCTTCGGGAGCGGCGAGGGCGGGGTGCACTCCCTGCTCTTCCGGATCGCGGAGGGGGAGGCCGATCTCACCGGGGTGCCCGAGCAGTGGCAGGGGCTGATAGCCGACTGTCTGACGAAGGATCCCGCGGGGCGGCCCACCCTGGACACACTGCTGACGCGGATCGAGGAGATGGAGAGCGGCACCGACACCGCGCGGAGCGGCGCGTGGCTGCCGGGCGAGGTGCTGGCGGAGCTGGGCAGGCACGCCGTACGGCTGCTGGACAGCGAGGACCCGGAGGGCCGCACCCTGCCCGGCGGTGCGACGGGCAGTCAGCCGCAGTGGGCCGGCCAGGCGCCGACCGTCGTGCCCGGCTTCGGCCCGCCGCTCACGTACGCGCCCGCGGCGCCCGTGTGGTCCACCCCGCATCCGGGCAGCCTGCCCCAGGTGACCGCTCACTCCGGCGGTTTCCCGGCCCCGGCCTTCACCCCGTCGTTCGTCCCTCCCCCGCTGGTCCGGCCGGCCCGGGGCCTCTCCGCGGTCCTGGCCATTCTGCTCTGTCTGTACGTGCTGCCCCTGCTGCTCCGGACCGTCGTCCTGGAGATCGCGTTCTCCCAGCTCGACGCGGAGGACGACACGGCCCTCACCGCGGGCATCATGGACTACGACGCGCTGGTGTTCGCGACGGACGTGGCCGACACACTCAACGTGGTGGCACATCTCGGCGTGATCATCGCGTGGTCGTTCTGGTTCCACCGTATGCGGCTCAACGCCGAGGCGTTCGCCCCGGGCCGTATCCGGCACGGGATCGGGCTGGCGGTCGGCTCCTGGTTCATCCCCGTCGTCAACCTCTTCATGCCCAAGCGGATCGCCAACGACATCTGGACGGCGACGACCGCCGGCCGGGCGAGCGACTCGCGGTCGCTGCTGAACGCCTGGTGGTGGTGCTGGCTCGGCTACTTCGTCATGTACGTGAACGACGGGATGAGCACCTGGTACGAGGCGGACTTCGCCGCCGGCGCCAATGACGCCATCTTCCTCGCGCAGTTCACCAATGTCCTCGGCATCGGCGCCTCCGCGCTGGCCCTCGCCTTCGTGCTCCGGCTCACCTCCCTCCAGCGGATCCGGATGGGCGCCTGA
- a CDS encoding FecCD family ABC transporter permease, translating to MTTLDTRRTPDAAVVRRPARVRILWLLLSLLLLAAVMVASVAIGSRTVAWSDVWAALGGADGSLEQAAVTKRIPRTLLAVIIGAALGLAGGVMQGVTRNPLADPGILGVNMGASLTVVTAVAFFGLTSPTGYVWVAMAGAGLSAVFVYTVGSLGRGGATPLKLALAGAATSAAFASLVTAVVLPRNDVAGSFRLWQIGGVGGASFERIGHVLPFLATGFVICLLSARALNSLALGDELAAGLGERVAVARAVAAAGAVVLCGAATAAAGPIGFVGLVVPHACRLMVGVDHRWLLPFSAVTGASLLTAADVAGRIVARPAEVDVGIVTALIGAPFFIYTVRRQKVRAL from the coding sequence GTGACAACGCTCGACACCCGACGCACGCCGGACGCCGCCGTGGTGCGGCGTCCGGCGCGTGTGCGGATCCTGTGGCTCCTGCTCTCCCTCCTCCTGCTGGCGGCGGTCATGGTGGCCTCGGTCGCCATCGGCTCGCGCACCGTCGCCTGGTCCGACGTCTGGGCGGCGCTCGGCGGCGCGGACGGCTCGCTGGAACAGGCCGCGGTCACCAAACGGATCCCGCGCACCCTGCTCGCCGTGATCATCGGCGCCGCCCTGGGCCTGGCCGGCGGTGTCATGCAGGGCGTGACCCGCAACCCGCTGGCCGACCCGGGCATCCTCGGTGTCAACATGGGCGCGTCGCTCACCGTCGTCACGGCGGTCGCGTTCTTCGGGCTCACCTCGCCGACGGGGTACGTGTGGGTCGCCATGGCCGGGGCGGGCCTCTCGGCGGTGTTCGTCTACACCGTCGGCTCGCTGGGGCGCGGCGGCGCCACGCCCCTCAAGCTGGCCCTCGCGGGCGCCGCCACCTCCGCGGCGTTCGCGTCGCTGGTGACCGCCGTCGTCCTGCCCCGCAACGATGTCGCGGGGAGCTTCCGGCTCTGGCAGATCGGCGGCGTCGGCGGCGCCTCCTTCGAGCGCATCGGACATGTACTGCCCTTCCTCGCCACCGGCTTCGTCATCTGCCTGCTGTCCGCGCGGGCGCTCAACTCCCTCGCCCTGGGCGACGAACTCGCCGCCGGACTGGGCGAACGGGTCGCCGTGGCCCGGGCCGTCGCCGCGGCCGGCGCCGTCGTGCTGTGCGGCGCCGCGACGGCGGCGGCCGGGCCGATCGGCTTCGTCGGACTCGTCGTCCCCCACGCCTGCCGCCTCATGGTGGGTGTCGACCACCGCTGGCTGCTGCCGTTCTCCGCCGTGACCGGCGCCTCGCTGCTGACCGCCGCCGATGTGGCCGGACGGATCGTGGCCCGGCCGGCCGAGGTCGACGTGGGCATCGTGACGGCGCTGATCGGCGCCCCGTTCTTCATCTACACCGTCCGCCGTCAGAAGGTGCGTGCCCTGTGA
- a CDS encoding protein kinase domain-containing protein, producing the protein MHPLHETDPTDMGRYRLAGRLGAGGMGDVYLGRTPGGRPAAVKVISAQFQSDPQALSRFRREVETLRTVHSAYTAALIDAEVTTPPYWMATEYIPGPTLADAVRNTGPLPPQLCRALLAALAEGLTDIHVRGVLHRDIKPQNVILSATGPQLIDFGIARGFEPSDLTQAGVAIGTPGFIAPETITESVTGPAADVFALGATLAHALTGRPPYGEGSMMTVAYRTVHEEVDLRGVPADIAELVASCTHRDPGRRPDPQRIVDLCGTGTDLVQLPAYRRAAATTAPVAAPPAAAAPEATAPAAEQATAVSQAATALVAAPAPTAAATVFAPGAAQAPPATMLDSAGPAPAGTVASAGSAASVTAEPVTAATAAAKSGWRDPRRLALGAVLTAGAVTATVFGFWGSGDGKESEAGERPSSNQSRSEGRPLPPEDGGDPPSEQPGEAGSDNPAAPDEPVQDAPEAPPESLVVPAGLTLKIGEFIQAARAKLIMDQDGNLVLLDENGEARWSNQQPGPDFITTFQTDGNLVVYDAAHQARWASRTDGAEGAVLELRADGNMVITKDGQDLWQTDTAH; encoded by the coding sequence GTGCATCCGCTGCATGAGACCGATCCGACGGACATGGGCCGCTACCGTCTGGCGGGCCGGCTCGGGGCGGGCGGCATGGGCGATGTCTACCTGGGGCGCACCCCGGGCGGCCGGCCCGCCGCCGTCAAGGTCATCAGCGCTCAGTTCCAGTCGGATCCGCAGGCGTTGAGCCGTTTCCGCCGTGAGGTGGAGACGCTCAGGACGGTCCACAGCGCGTACACGGCCGCACTCATCGACGCGGAGGTGACGACACCGCCGTACTGGATGGCCACCGAGTACATACCGGGGCCGACCCTGGCCGACGCGGTCCGGAACACCGGACCCCTGCCGCCGCAGCTGTGCCGGGCGCTGCTGGCCGCGCTGGCCGAGGGCCTCACCGACATCCATGTCCGGGGGGTGCTGCACCGCGACATCAAGCCGCAGAACGTGATCCTCTCCGCCACCGGCCCCCAGCTCATCGACTTCGGTATCGCGCGCGGCTTCGAGCCCTCCGATCTCACCCAGGCCGGGGTCGCCATCGGCACGCCCGGATTCATCGCGCCCGAGACGATCACGGAGAGCGTGACCGGTCCGGCGGCCGATGTCTTCGCGCTCGGCGCCACCCTCGCCCACGCCCTCACCGGCCGCCCGCCGTACGGCGAGGGCTCCATGATGACCGTCGCCTACCGCACGGTGCACGAGGAGGTCGATCTGCGCGGGGTCCCCGCCGACATCGCGGAGCTGGTCGCCTCGTGCACCCACCGCGACCCCGGCCGGCGGCCCGACCCGCAGCGGATCGTGGACCTCTGCGGGACCGGCACCGACCTCGTCCAGCTCCCGGCCTACCGGCGGGCCGCCGCGACGACGGCCCCCGTCGCCGCCCCGCCCGCGGCCGCCGCACCCGAGGCCACCGCGCCGGCGGCCGAGCAGGCGACGGCCGTCTCCCAGGCGGCCACCGCGTTGGTCGCCGCGCCGGCCCCCACGGCCGCCGCGACCGTGTTCGCGCCGGGCGCGGCGCAGGCGCCGCCGGCCACCATGCTCGACTCCGCCGGGCCGGCCCCCGCGGGGACGGTCGCGTCGGCCGGGTCGGCCGCTTCCGTCACCGCCGAGCCCGTCACGGCCGCGACCGCCGCGGCGAAGTCCGGATGGCGCGACCCCCGGCGGCTCGCGCTCGGCGCCGTGCTGACGGCCGGGGCCGTGACCGCGACGGTGTTCGGGTTCTGGGGCTCCGGCGACGGCAAGGAGAGCGAGGCGGGTGAGCGTCCTTCCTCGAACCAGAGCCGGAGCGAGGGCCGGCCCCTGCCGCCGGAGGACGGCGGGGACCCGCCCTCGGAGCAGCCCGGCGAGGCCGGCTCGGACAACCCGGCGGCGCCGGACGAACCGGTCCAGGACGCCCCCGAGGCGCCACCGGAATCACTGGTCGTCCCGGCCGGACTCACCCTGAAAATAGGCGAGTTCATCCAAGCGGCACGCGCGAAGCTGATCATGGACCAGGACGGCAACCTGGTTCTCCTCGATGAGAACGGCGAGGCCCGCTGGTCGAACCAGCAGCCGGGCCCCGACTTCATCACGACCTTCCAGACGGACGGCAATCTGGTCGTCTACGACGCCGCGCACCAGGCCAGATGGGCCAGCCGGACCGATGGCGCCGAGGGCGCCGTGCTCGAACTGCGCGCCGACGGGAACATGGTCATCACCAAGGACGGCCAGGACCTCTGGCAGACCGATACGGCACACTGA
- a CDS encoding ATP-binding cassette domain-containing protein: MSTTPGPAARASAPHLADSHDLIRVHGARENNLKDVHIEIPKRRLTVFTGVSGSGKSSLVFGTIAAESQRLINETYSAFVQGFMPTLARPEVDVLDGLTTAIIVDQQRMGSDPRSTVGTATDAGVMLRILFSRLGQPHFGSPQAFSFNVASMSGAGAVTVERAGQTVKERRSFSVTGGMCPRCEGRGAVSDVDLTQLYDDSKSLAEGAMNVPGYKTGGWSYRMYSESGFFDPEKPIREFTEQELADFLHRPPTRMKIAGINMTYEGLIPRIQKSMLAKDKEAMQPHIRAFVDRAITFTTCPGCDGTRLSEGARSSRIGGISIADACAMQISDLAGWVRGLDEPSVAPLLASLRGTLDSFVEIGLGYLALERPSGTLSGGEAQRVKMIRHLGSSLTDTTYVFDEPTTGLHPHDISRMNDLLLRLRDKGNTVLVVEHKPETIAIADHVVDLGPGAGTAGGTVCFEGTVEGLRAGGTVTGRHFDDRAALKEEVRKPTGALEIRGARTNNLRDVDVDIPLGVLVVVTGVAGSGKSSLVHGSLGRGPAAGGAEVVSIGQGAIRGSRRSNPATYTGLLDPIRKAFAKANGVKPALFSANSEGACPTCNGAGVVYTDLAMMAGVAVTCEECEGKRFHASVLDHHLGGRDISEVLAMPVTEAREFFGPGEAHTPAARRILDRLADVGLGYLSLGQPLTTLSGGERQRLKLATHLGEKGGVYVLDEPTAGLHLADVEQLLGLLDRIVDAGRSVIVVEHHQAVMAHADWIIDLGPGAGHDGGSVVFEGTPADLVAARSTLTGEHLAAYVGG, encoded by the coding sequence ATGAGCACGACCCCGGGGCCGGCCGCGCGCGCGTCCGCGCCGCACCTCGCCGACAGCCACGATCTGATCCGTGTGCACGGCGCGCGCGAGAACAACCTCAAGGACGTCCACATCGAGATTCCGAAGCGCCGGCTGACGGTGTTCACCGGTGTCTCCGGCTCGGGCAAGAGTTCTCTGGTGTTCGGCACGATCGCCGCGGAGTCGCAGCGGCTGATCAACGAGACCTACAGCGCCTTCGTCCAGGGGTTCATGCCGACGCTGGCGCGGCCCGAGGTCGATGTGCTCGACGGGCTGACGACCGCGATCATCGTCGACCAGCAGCGGATGGGCAGCGACCCCCGCTCCACGGTCGGCACCGCCACCGACGCGGGTGTGATGCTGCGTATCCTCTTCAGCCGGCTCGGGCAGCCGCACTTCGGCTCGCCCCAGGCGTTCTCCTTCAACGTCGCCTCGATGAGCGGGGCGGGCGCGGTCACCGTGGAGCGCGCCGGGCAGACGGTGAAGGAGCGGCGCAGCTTCAGTGTCACCGGCGGTATGTGTCCGCGGTGCGAGGGCCGGGGCGCGGTCTCCGATGTCGATCTGACGCAGCTGTACGACGACTCCAAGTCGCTGGCCGAGGGCGCGATGAACGTCCCCGGCTACAAGACGGGCGGCTGGAGCTACCGGATGTACAGCGAGTCGGGCTTCTTCGATCCGGAGAAACCGATCCGTGAGTTCACCGAGCAGGAGCTGGCCGACTTTCTGCACCGCCCGCCGACCAGGATGAAGATCGCGGGCATCAACATGACGTACGAGGGGCTGATCCCGCGGATCCAGAAGTCGATGCTCGCCAAGGACAAGGAGGCGATGCAGCCGCACATCCGGGCGTTCGTGGACCGGGCGATCACCTTCACCACCTGTCCCGGGTGCGACGGCACCCGGCTCAGCGAGGGGGCGAGGTCGTCGAGGATCGGGGGGATCAGCATCGCCGACGCCTGCGCCATGCAGATCAGCGATCTGGCCGGCTGGGTCCGCGGCCTGGACGAGCCCTCGGTGGCGCCGCTGCTCGCCTCGTTGCGGGGGACGCTCGACTCGTTCGTGGAGATCGGCCTCGGCTATCTCGCGCTGGAGCGGCCCTCGGGCACGCTGTCGGGCGGCGAGGCGCAGCGCGTCAAGATGATCCGGCATCTCGGCTCCTCGCTCACCGACACCACGTATGTCTTCGACGAGCCCACCACGGGGCTGCACCCGCATGACATCAGCCGGATGAACGATCTGCTGCTGCGGCTGCGGGACAAGGGCAACACGGTGCTCGTCGTGGAGCACAAGCCGGAGACGATCGCGATCGCGGACCATGTCGTGGACCTCGGCCCGGGCGCCGGTACGGCGGGCGGCACCGTCTGCTTCGAGGGCACGGTGGAGGGTCTGCGGGCCGGCGGCACCGTCACCGGCCGCCACTTCGACGACCGGGCGGCCCTCAAGGAGGAGGTACGGAAGCCCACCGGCGCCCTGGAGATCCGCGGCGCGCGTACGAACAATCTGCGCGATGTCGATGTCGACATCCCGCTGGGGGTACTGGTCGTCGTCACGGGTGTCGCCGGCTCCGGCAAGAGTTCGCTCGTGCACGGGTCGCTGGGCCGGGGGCCGGCCGCCGGGGGCGCGGAGGTGGTGTCGATCGGCCAGGGCGCGATCCGCGGCTCGCGGCGGAGCAACCCGGCGACGTACACGGGGCTCCTGGACCCGATCCGCAAGGCGTTCGCGAAGGCCAACGGGGTGAAGCCGGCGCTGTTCAGCGCCAACTCCGAGGGCGCCTGCCCCACGTGCAACGGCGCCGGTGTCGTCTACACCGATCTGGCGATGATGGCCGGGGTGGCCGTCACCTGCGAGGAGTGCGAGGGGAAGCGGTTCCACGCCTCGGTGCTCGATCACCACCTCGGGGGCCGGGACATCAGCGAGGTGCTGGCGATGCCGGTGACCGAGGCGCGGGAGTTCTTCGGTCCGGGCGAGGCGCACACCCCGGCCGCGCGGCGGATCCTCGACCGGCTCGCCGATGTCGGGCTCGGCTATCTCAGCCTCGGACAGCCGCTCACCACCCTGTCCGGCGGCGAGCGGCAGCGGCTGAAACTCGCCACCCACCTGGGGGAGAAGGGCGGGGTGTACGTGCTCGACGAGCCGACCGCCGGTCTCCATCTCGCCGATGTGGAGCAGCTGCTCGGGCTGCTCGACCGGATCGTGGACGCGGGCAGGTCGGTGATCGTGGTCGAGCACCATCAGGCGGTCATGGCGCACGCGGACTGGATCATCGATCTCGGGCCCGGGGCCGGCCACGACGGCGGATCGGTCGTCTTCGAGGGCACCCCGGCCGATCTGGTCGCCGCGCGCTCCACCCTCACCGGCGAGCACTTGGCGGCCTATGTCGGCGGCTGA